One window of Gemmatimonadota bacterium genomic DNA carries:
- a CDS encoding toxin-antitoxin system HicB family antitoxin — protein MSTMSLRLPESLHKRAREIAKKEGVSINQLVATALAEKLSALDAIEYLEARAARGSRASFLDVLSRVPGVDPQPGDELPHRTEK, from the coding sequence TGCCGGAGTCCCTACATAAGCGGGCTCGCGAGATCGCGAAGAAAGAGGGCGTCTCCATCAACCAGCTTGTTGCCACGGCTCTTGCCGAGAAGCTGTCCGCCCTGGACGCGATCGAGTACCTCGAGGCTCGCGCGGCTCGCGGGTCGCGGGCGTCCTTCCTAGACGTGTTGTCCCGCGTTCCTGGTGTGGACCCCCAACCCGGGGACGAACTGCCTCATCGCACCGAGAAGTAG